A part of Drosophila ananassae strain 14024-0371.13 chromosome 2R, ASM1763931v2, whole genome shotgun sequence genomic DNA contains:
- the LOC6493430 gene encoding protein tipE has product MGDENEKRTGKEKLLFYTTAFFILLGTFSMFAFLFLVPFVIEPAFTTIFMQFEEVPALCETYDTEIYYGAKNCSWSSCREGCTKDIYTCTQIRVNYRLNLYNFTDEFNFTEYHINLKESEREVPPVKRTDRYERALRSDYEYDNLGGGMGGAGIDIDLGGGHLEQLNFGDADGSNGYLIEDSEDTRGLSASGTLIPDERQPFDEISELNEGLMGNRSRYYYVGARLFPNVKGCGYPPMLNCTIWLKRYTKIGIKFPCYYSKVDPSLVISDLDYWQNTLNLVYSMAIPIPSFIISVIYLTYAYFKIYNEDEETAPLDKNAEDMDIDDIDAVDDSDGAVLADNVAGSQIINMDSTTNDSCLDGVLPNGGPGMTASISQVGSVTTPGNYIAQSPAGSQMTPNSEMNSFGHQLKVQMADELSRDSLENGVISTSNSVQGNLSKTMTTSISTPPGPTAAV; this is encoded by the exons ATGGGAGACGAAAACGAGAAACGGACCGGAAAGGAGAAGCTGCTGTTCTATACCACCGCCTTCTTCATCCTGCTGGGGACGTTCAGCATGTTCGCGTTCCTCTTCCTGGTGCCCTTCGTCATTGAGCCCGCCTTCACGACGATCTTCATGCAGTTCGAGGAGGTGCCGGCCCTCTGTGAGACCTACGACACAGAGATCTACTACGGGGCCAAGAACTGCTCGTGGTCGTCCTGCCGCGAGGGCTGCACCAAGGACATCTACACCTGCACCCAGATCCGTGTCAACTATCGCCTCAATCTGTACAACTTCACGGATGAGTTCAACTTCACCGAGTACCACATCAATCTGAAGGAATCGGAGCGTGAAGTGCCACCCGTGAAGCGAACGGATCGGTACGAGCGAGCACTCCGGAGCGACTATGAGTACGATAATCTGGGTGGCGGCATGGGTGGTGCCGGCATCGATATCGATCTCGGTGGCGGACATCTGGAGCAGCTGAACTTCGGGGATGCCGATGGGTCCAATGGTTATCTTATCGAGGACTCCGAGGACACCAGAGGTCTCAGTGCCTCGGGCACTCTCATTCCGGATGAGCGCCAGCCCTTTGACGAGATCTCGGAGCTCAACGAGGGCCTCATGGGCAACCGCTCGAGGTACTACTACGTGGGAGCCAGGCTCTTCCCGAACGTAAAGGGTTGCGGCTACCCGCCCATGCTCAACTGCACCATTTGGCTGAAGCGGTACACGAAGATCGGGATCAAGTTTCCCTGCTACTACTCCAAGGTTGACCCCAGCCTGGTAATCAGCGACCTGGACTACTGGCAGAACACCCTCAACTTGGTGTACTCGATGGCCATACCCATTCCGTCGTTCATCATCTCGGTGATCTATCTGACGTACGCCTACTTCAAGATCTACAACGAGGACGAGGAGACGGCGCCACTGGACAAGAACGCCGAGGACATGGACATCGATGACATAGATGCCGTGGATGATAGCGATGGTGCCGTGCTGGCGGACAACGTCGCCGGCAGTCAGATTATAAACATGGACTCCACCACCAACGACAGTTGTCTGGACGGGGTCCTGCCTAATGGCGGTCCTGGAATGACCGCCTCTATATCGCAGGTTGGATCCGTTACCACGCCGGGCAATTACATAGCCCAGAGCCCGGCGGGATCGCAGATGACACCAAATTCCGAGATGAACTCGTTTGGCCACCAGTTGAAAGTCCAGATGGCCGACGAGTTGTCCCGGGATTCGCTGGAGAATGGGGTTATCTCAACGTCGAACTCAGTTCAAGG aAACTTGAGCAAGACGATGACGACGAGTATCTCAACTCCTCCTGGGCCGACAGCGGCAGTCTGA
- the LOC6506517 gene encoding protein tipE isoform X1, with amino-acid sequence MKKSSTLTTTTSMPTSPTLSTQTLSASKISLTSSRCGSTAGSVCGSAGSGSGRSACQSPVRPGSGCVDALKAKREEIEIETVLEKAKFYTSVCLGTTAILSVFTFLFLIPFVVDPAISTIIADYDPVPVTCIVIDHIYAEGIKNCSWSSCREGCTSSLTKCHQLFVNYTRIPFSEWERNPRDLDTVNWDVSYTKFLINSEGCGYPPTTNCSVFARQYGFSHIGEPFPCYYSRAYPEVVIGRYSWENNLYHLILSLIIPNVLFAISIGVLSYWYCPCCEKACNKSSRVYAEKFPTKEEIVNCMKCNTEKSLSLNVF; translated from the exons ATGAAGAAGAGCTCCACGCTGACGACGACCACGTCGATGCCCACCAGCCCCACGCTCTCGACCCAGACTCTCTCCGCCAGCAAGATCAGTCTGACCAGCAGTCGGTGTGGCTCCACAGCGGGATCGGTATGCGGCTCAGCGGGATCTGGTTCGGGACGATCCGCCTGCCAGTCACCGGTGAGGCCGGGGAGCGGATGCGTGGATGCCCTCAAGGCGAAGCGGGAGGAGATCGAGATCGAAACGGTGCTTGAGAAGGCAAAGTTCTACACCTCAGTGTGCCTTG GTACGACTGCCATTTTGTCGGTGTTCACATTCCTCTTCCTGATACCCTTTGTCGTGGATCCCGCCATTTCAACGATCATCGCTGATTATGATCCAGTGCCGGTGACCTGCATCGTCATCGATCACATCTATGCGGAGGGCATCAAGAACTGCAGCTGGAGCTCCTGTCGCGAGGGCTGCACCTCATCACTCACCAA GTGCCATCAGTTGTTTGTCAACTACACGCGCATCCCGTTCAGCGAGTGGGAGCGCAATCCTCGGGACCTGGACACGGTCAACTGGGATGTGAGCTACACCAAATTCCTGATAAACTCGGAGGGCTGTGGCTATCCACCCACGACCAACTGCAGTGTCTTTGCCAGGCAGTACGG ATTCTCACATATTGGAGAACCATTTCCCTGCTACTACAGCAGGGCATATCCGGAGGTGGTGATCGGTCGGTACTCGTGGGAGAACAACCTGTACCacctgatcctgtcgctgatcATACCGAACGTGCTCTTTGCCATCTCGATCGGGGTGCTCAGCTACTGGTACTGTCCCTGCTGCGAGAAGGCCTGCAACAAATCCTCGCGGGTCTATGCCGAGAAGTTCCCGACCAAGGAAGA GATCGTTAACTGCATGAAATGTAATACGGAAAAGTCGTTGTCCTTGAATGTATTTTGA
- the LOC6506517 gene encoding protein tipE isoform X2 — protein sequence MKKSSTLTTTTSMPTSPTLSTQTLSASKISLTSSRCGSTAGSVCGSAGSGSGRSACQSPVRPGSGCVDALKAKREEIEIETVLEKAKFYTSVCLGTTAILSVFTFLFLIPFVVDPAISTIIADYDPVPVTCIVIDHIYAEGIKNCSWSSCREGCTSSLTKCHQLFVNYTRIPFSEWERNPRDLDTVNWDVSYTKFLINSEGCGYPPTTNCSVFARQYGFSHIGEPFPCYYSRAYPEVVIGRYSWENNLYHLILSLIIPNVLFAISIGVLSYWYCPCCEKACNKSSRVYAEKFPTKEDKLLCHSDEDDEMEY from the exons ATGAAGAAGAGCTCCACGCTGACGACGACCACGTCGATGCCCACCAGCCCCACGCTCTCGACCCAGACTCTCTCCGCCAGCAAGATCAGTCTGACCAGCAGTCGGTGTGGCTCCACAGCGGGATCGGTATGCGGCTCAGCGGGATCTGGTTCGGGACGATCCGCCTGCCAGTCACCGGTGAGGCCGGGGAGCGGATGCGTGGATGCCCTCAAGGCGAAGCGGGAGGAGATCGAGATCGAAACGGTGCTTGAGAAGGCAAAGTTCTACACCTCAGTGTGCCTTG GTACGACTGCCATTTTGTCGGTGTTCACATTCCTCTTCCTGATACCCTTTGTCGTGGATCCCGCCATTTCAACGATCATCGCTGATTATGATCCAGTGCCGGTGACCTGCATCGTCATCGATCACATCTATGCGGAGGGCATCAAGAACTGCAGCTGGAGCTCCTGTCGCGAGGGCTGCACCTCATCACTCACCAA GTGCCATCAGTTGTTTGTCAACTACACGCGCATCCCGTTCAGCGAGTGGGAGCGCAATCCTCGGGACCTGGACACGGTCAACTGGGATGTGAGCTACACCAAATTCCTGATAAACTCGGAGGGCTGTGGCTATCCACCCACGACCAACTGCAGTGTCTTTGCCAGGCAGTACGG ATTCTCACATATTGGAGAACCATTTCCCTGCTACTACAGCAGGGCATATCCGGAGGTGGTGATCGGTCGGTACTCGTGGGAGAACAACCTGTACCacctgatcctgtcgctgatcATACCGAACGTGCTCTTTGCCATCTCGATCGGGGTGCTCAGCTACTGGTACTGTCCCTGCTGCGAGAAGGCCTGCAACAAATCCTCGCGGGTCTATGCCGAGAAGTTCCCGACCAAGGAAGA CAAACTTCTGTGTCACAGTGACGAAGACGATGAAATGGAATACtag
- the LOC6506515 gene encoding extensin, which produces MCNLFWLSACFVAVCLPLALSDPNANATQAAPEAASLQAEPKPQADLVPTAEKLIRYRRQPPYGKRSKLRRRTKGPPKIKYGPPPPGPYRYAKPPLPSHIEEPSFSIEDFQNLKFDPADFKISTSSYEAQSMDLDFYNHEPEPDLYGAHKFPSLDFGLVTTHNDHMPHQKYGLPPLTQSFHPSDHSFASHYEPPPAPAHPPSTRYGVPSIPAPVPNFSHQDLPAPDSYSIYEQKIPNVGYHQNFAEPAAKKPGKHNPNFEIAYSPPAFEISTSYQSNHQQSYVPPKAHEGSFAEPPPATNYVKPVQHPPANGYGPPATNYGQPAQHPSSSYDAPSHPPSSSYDAPPHPPSSSYDAPPHPPSSGYDAPPHPPSSGYEAPPHPPSSGYDAPPHPPSSGYDAPPQHPSSSYDSPPQHPSSSYDSPPQPPSYDQPSQYPSSSYDQPPSHSYNPPDPIQNYPHNDYAPPTQELPLNPHHKFPSFDFPKSSYEVPIYDPIPFEASNRDEQESYPPILASSPDQNEITSDAHAAGSSKKRKRKRKPGSGVVPAKHTLDVPELQQAYDADSHQRGESGEVIDSDAHAHGSHYVERKQTFFNFVTPTTSTSTTTPAPWSPMRGRSTTTSTGFIPTIVTSTPAPRTATMRTRNRGSSRYRTTQAVSPSQPDPIHTSVRIEQSHSQSYYDGTVAPPTRQQFSPSTSGRGTRPTRPAYARTPLALQPANHGRDAPSPPGVTSKRTTKGVFDTTLFKSPLSDREMERKLHGLRQNLPKNHKLY; this is translated from the exons ATGTGcaatttgttttggctttcgGCCTGTTTT GTGGCCGTCTGCCTGCCCCTCGCCCTCAGCGATCCGAATGCGAATGCCACTCAGGCGGCGCCAGAAGCTGCCAGCCTCCAGGCGGAACCCAAGCCGCAGGCAGATCTGGTGCCCACGGCGGAGAAACTGATCCGGTATCGCCGCCAGCCACCCTACGGCAAGCGTTCCAAGCTGCGCCGCCGGACAAAGGGTCCGCCCAAAATCAAGTACGGACCACCACCGCCGGGTCCCTATCGGTATGCGAAGCCCCCGCTTCCTTCCCACATCGAGGAGCCCAGCTTCTCCATCGAGGACTTTCAGAACCTGAAGTTCGATCCTGCCGACTTCAAGATATCCACCTCCAGCTACGAGGCCCAGTCCATGGATTTGGACTTCTACAACCATGAGCCGGAGCCCGATCTCTATGGGGCTCACAAGTTTCCCAGCCTGGACTTCGGACTGGTCACCACCCACAACGATCACATGCCCCACCAGAAGTACGGGTTGCCACCTCTGACGCAGAGTTTCCACCCATCGGACCATTCATTCGCCTCACACTATGAGCCGCCTCCAGCTCCGGCTCATCCGCCCTCCACGCGCTACGGAGTACCCTCGATTCCGGCTCCGGTTCCCAACTTTTCCCATCAGGATCTGCCAGCTCCGGATTCCTACTCGATTTACGAGCAAAAGATTCCTAACGTGGGCTACCATCAGAACTTTGCAGAGCCAGCAGCCAAAAAACCTGGAAAACATAATCCAAACTTTGAGATTGCGTACTCTCCGCCCGCCTTCGAGATCAGTACATCGTATCAATCTAACCACCAGCAGAGCTATGTGCCGCCCAAGGCCCATGAGGGCAGTTTCGCAGAACCGCCTCCGGCCACCAACTATGTGAAGCCGGTGCAGCATCCTCCGGCAAATGGATATGGTCCACCGGCCACTAACTATGGCCAGCCCGCGCAGCATCCTTCCTCCAGCTACGATGCGCCTTCCCATCCTCCTTCTTCCAGCTATGATGCGCCACCTCATCCTCCATCATCAAGCTACGATGCGCCACCTCATCCTCCATCTTCTGGCTATGATGCGCCACCTCATCCTCCCTCATCAGGCTATGAGGCACCTCCTCATCCTCCTTCATCCGGCTATGATGCACCTCCTCATCCTCCTTCATCCGGCTATGACGCACCGCCGCAACATCCCTCCTCCAGTTATGACTCGCCACCTCAACATCCTTCCTCCAGCTATGATTCTCCGCCCCAACCACCCAGCTACGACCAACCCTCCCAGTACCCTTCATCCAGTTATGATCAACCTCCCTCTCACAGCTACAATCCTCCAGATCCCATCCAAAACTATCCCCATAATGATTATGCCCCGCCCACCCAGGAACTGCCCCTTAATCCGCATCACAAGTTCCCCAGCTTTGATTTCCCAAAGTCCAGCTACGAAGTGCCCATCTATGATCCCATTCCCTTTGAGGCGTCCAACAGGGACGAGCAGGAGTCCTATCCCCCCATTCTGGCGTCCTCCCCCGATCAAAATGAGATAACTAGCGACGCCCATGCGGCCGGAAGCTCCAAGAAGCGGAAGAGGAAGCGCAAGCCGGGCTCCGGGGTGGTGCCCGCCAAGCACACCCTGGATGTGCCGGAACTCCAGCAGGCCTACGACGCAGATAGCCACCAGAGGGGCGAGTCGGGGGAAGTAATTGATTCGGATGCCCATGCCCATGGCTCTCACTATGTGGAAAGGAAGCAGACCTTCTTCAACTTTGTAACGCCCACGACATCCACGTCCACAACAACACCGGCTCCCTGGAGCCCGATGAGGGGCAggagcaccaccaccagcacaggATTCATCCCCACTATTGTGACCAGCACTCCTGCTCCCAGAACCGCGACGATGCGCACCAGAAATCGTGGTAGCTCCAGGTATCGTACCACCCAAGCGGTGAGTCCCAGTCAGCCGGATCCCATCCACACCAGCGTCCGGATTGAGCAGTCCCACTCCCAGAGCTACTACGACGGCACCGTTGCACCACCGACCAGGCAGCAGTTCTCACCCAGCACCAGCGGTCGTGGCACGCGACCCACCCGACCGGCCTATGCGCGGACACCGCTTGCTCTCCAGCCGGCGAACCACGGAAGAGATGCACCATCCCCGCCGGGGGTCACATCCAAGCGCACCACGAAGGGTGTGTTCGACACCACCTTGTTCAAGAGCCCGCTCAGCGACAGGGAGATGGAGCGGAAGCTCCATGGACTGCGTCAGAACTTGCCAAAAAACCACAAACTGTACTGA
- the LOC6506518 gene encoding uncharacterized protein LOC6506518 — translation MARRKDKPRLIPEQDKRICRAICLCQLTMVLSCVSIVYLSVAIYSPSLKAFKSGFEHDPVMCQTVDRQMPNNCPWASCGEWCLTRTSGFCPQIHSIVRRNGTDIQLNNCTRITNTSCAMIDLNRLNKFNCNNGTACNNIRGVFNCSNGHCKNMSEFFLCHHKADGHTINSQKDNTKLNGFFECHGVHCTKIKKPFSCDRYCSKITTANVNTLIMHEDNVIAADCESAVAFNQARGSEHGVRIEPTEFWKEDDGNLLTNCATVTRESDNRITATDCLNGTLLEHDTLPAPFMNFTQFWAIYENSTRSVDPEQRYLPNQANLTIYNWKKLYINLEGCVNTLRGECKDFVARYGNDGDNNTAQSRYQCYYNKDSNVEFVVARYDLDKVYRELLVSLIVPIVLFVVSSISLCIITKSVKVGDDAKMRCVCAGEDSDNDQGFGAAMANKQPDTMYDTDDDVVDLEHQALSGPELQDIASPLDSHEMIGSTKSLIPLSPAGDSGNSEQNFDQEQEKAAKCDVPEKPLVIL, via the exons ATGGCGCGGCGCAAGGACAAGCCGCGCTTGATTCCCGAGCAGGACAAGCGCATCTGTCGCGCCATCTGCCTCTGCCAGCTCACGATGGTGCTATCCTGTGTGTCCATCGTCTACCTGAGTGTGGCCATCTACTCGCCCTCCCTCAA GGCCTTCAAATCGGGCTTCGAACATGATCCAGTCATGTGCCAGACGGTGGACCGGCAGATGCCCAACAACTGCCCCTGGGCGTCCTGCGGCGAGTGGTGTCTGACCAGGACCAGTGGCTTCTGTCCCCAAATCCACTCGATAGTGCGTCGCAATGGTACGGATATTCAGCTGAACAATTGCACTCGGATAACCAACACATCCTGTGCTATG ATTGATTTGAATCGCCTCAACAAGTTCAACTGCAACAACGGCACCGCCTGCAACAACATTCGCGGCGTGTTCAACTGTTCGAATG GACACTGCAAGAATATGTCGGAGTTCTTCCTGTGCCACCACAAGGCCGATGGGCACACCATAAACTCACAGAAGGACAACACCAAGCTGAACGGATTCTTCGAGTGCCACGGAGTCCACTGCACCAAGATCAAGAAGCCCTTCTCCTGCGATCGCTACTGCTCCAAGATAACCACCGCGAATGTGAACACCTTAATCATGCAT GAGGACAACGTCATCGCCGCGGATTGCGAGAGTGCAGTGGCCTTCAACCAGGCCCGTGGGTCCGAGCATGGAGTGCGCATTGAACCCACAGAGTTCTGGAAGGAGGACGATGGCAACCTGTTGACTAACTGCGCCACAGTGACCCGAGAATCCGACAACCGCATCAC TGCCACAGACTGCCTGAATGGAACTCTCCTGGAGCACGATACTTTGCCAGCTCCATTCATGAACTTCACCCAGTTCTGGGCGATCTACGAGAATAGCACTAGGTCGGTGGATCCCGAGCAGCGGTATTTGCCCAACCAGGCCAATCTGACCATCTACAACTGGAAGAAACTGTACATCAACCTGGAGGGATGTGTCAACACTCTACGCGGGGAGTGCAAGGACTTTGTGGCTCGCTATGGCAACGACGGGGACAACAACACCGCCCAGTCACGCTACCAGTGCTACTACAACAAG GACTCGAATGTGGAGTTTGTGGTGGCACGCTACGATTTGGACAAGGTCTACAGGGAGCTGTTAGTGTCCCTGATTGTGCCCATAGTGCTGTTTGTGGTTTCCTCCATCTCGCTCTGCATCATCACCAAGTCCGTGAAG GTGGGCGACGATGCCAAGATGCGATGTGTGTGTGCTGGCGAGGATTCGGACAACGATCAGGGCTTTGGAGCTGCCATGGCCAACAAGCAGCCAGACACCATGTACGACACGGACGACGatgtggtcgatctggagcacCAGGCACTGAGTGGACCAGAACTACAGGATATTGCCTCGCCCTTGGATAGCCACGAAATGATTGGCAGCACCAAGTCGCTGATACCACTGAGTCCTGCCGGAGACTCGGGAAACAGTGAGCAGAACTTTGACCAGGAGCAGGAAAAGGCCGCCAAGTGCGACGTACCCGAGAAGCCACTAGTCATACTTTAA
- the LOC6502783 gene encoding V-type proton ATPase subunit e: protein MGAILTIIFFTTFWAAVARVGPRMMSKAPQQDLVRCCFLLAAVCCWLFWFCCYLAQLNPLIGPKLNQNTVKIIAKSWDNPLVG, encoded by the coding sequence ATGGGCGCCATTCTTACTATAATCTTTTTCACCACATTTTGGGCGGCTGTGGCTCGTGTGGGACCCCGTATGATGTCCAAGGCACCGCAACAGGATCTTGTACGCTGTTGTTTTCTGCTGGCTGCCGTCTGTTGTTGGCTGTTTTGGTTCTGTTGCTATTTAGCTCAGTTAAACCCCCTAATAGGGCCCAAACTAAACCAAAACACGGTCAAAATCATTGCCAAGTCATGGGACAATCCCTTGGTGGGGTGA
- the LOC6506516 gene encoding uncharacterized protein LOC6506516, whose translation MGKKKVPSEELIVPPQDNRICGTICICQMTLVLSSVALVYLTVAIYMPSTRAFKSGIDPTPVMCTTTRAVNKDNCEWGSCGEWCLSKTSGACIQIYVNLRSNGSNLIFQNCTNSANKTCYGIDQDRADKARCINDECKNLTGTFNCTAGQCLNITDAFECVFHNSDAPVKCSGRRGKINCMDISGLFSCSRGTCRKIRTPYNCDRRCVDIPTRNKNVVVLSGDKVYLSQCQNAINAETLEEVWNESSDNVAMTSCYFIKNTSDRVDAVDCINGSTLEHNMLSDLTNFTYLSHLHVSVATPVPEIAPPDVDLTISNESKLMINLEGCVNTLMDECKEFLKDFGRDGSDHNARARFPCFYSPSKKDVVVARFDLEVTYRQFVFASVVPSVLFVVSCSVLLLCQRTVYVGDDAKMRFKGCVDTETILNKNNVGTPTNGDMGGGGGDEVMAL comes from the coding sequence ATGGGTAAAAAGAAGGTACCCAGCGAGGAGCTAATCGTCCCGCCGCAGGACAACCGGATATGCGGCACAATATGCATTTGCCAGATGACTCTGGTGCTCAGTTCGGTGGCTCTGGTCTATCTCACAGTGGCCATCTACATGCCCTCCACCAGGGCTTTTAAGAGCGGCATCGACCCCACGCCGGTCATGTGCACCACCACGCGGGCGGTCAACAAGGATAACTGCGAGTGGGGCAGCTGCGGCGAGTGGTGTCTGAGCAAGACCTCCGGCGCCTGCATCCAGATCTACGTGAATCTTCGCAGCAATGGCAGCAACCTCATCTTCCAGAATTGTACGAATTCTGCAAATAAAACGTGTTACGGCATCGACCAGGATCGGGCCGACAAGGCGCGGTGCATCAACGATGAGTGCAAAAACCTTACGGGCACATTCAACTGCACCGCTGGCCAGTGCCTGAACATCACGGATGCCTTCGAGTGTGTCTTCCACAACAGCGACGCACCCGTAAAGTGTTCTGGGCGGAGGGGAAAAATTAATTGCATGGACATTAGTGGCCTGTTCTCCTGTAGCCGGGGAACGTGTCGGAAAATAAGGACCCCCTACAACTGCGACAGGAGGTGTGTGGATATACCGACCCGGAACAAGAATGTGGTGGTGTTAAGTGGGGACAAGGTGTATCTATCCCAGTGCCAGAACGCCATCAATGCGGAAACCCTCGAGGAGGTATGGAACGAATCGAGCGACAACGTGGCCATGACTTCCTGTTACTTCATAAAGAACACATCGGATCGGGTGGATGCAGTGGACTGCATCAACGGCTCCACTCTGGAGCACAATATGCTCAGTGACCTGACCAACTTCACATATCTGAGCCACCTGCACGTATCGGTGGCCACTCCTGTTCCGGAGATAGCACCTCCAGACGTCGACCTGACCATTTCCAACGAGTCCAAGCTAATGATCAACCTGGAGGGCTGTGTAAACACCCTGATGGATGAGTGCAAGGAGTTCCTTAAGGACTTCGGCCGGGATGGCAGCGACCATAATGCCCGCGCCCGCTTCCCCTGCTTCTACTCCCCCTCCAAGAAGGACGTTGTGGTGGCCCGTTTCGATCTGGAGGTTACCTATCGCCAATTTGTGTTCGCCTCGGTGGTGCCATCCGTCCTCTTTGTTGTGTCCTGCTCGGTGCTGCTCCTGTGCCAGCGCACCGTCTACGTGGGCGACGATGCCAAGATGCGATTCAAGGGATGTGTCGATACGGAGACCATCCTGAACAAGAACAACGTGGGCACACCCACCAACGGCGACATGGGCGGAGGTGGCGGCGACGAGGTTATGGCCCTATGA
- the LOC6493429 gene encoding cilia- and flagella-associated protein 298, protein MVVLQVKRGDETLFLFETSVNEKSDTVLRDLVAIYNGQLKVQRVCMEIEELAEHGTMLPSEMVGLNDDQIEELKLKDVWADKCIPSGGFSFNKDPLSRRNGQQPTEAMRKVLANAMTDAKAMIDRKLAKSSKALTLKIVEEAMNLLRGAVTIVYPMQLPPHDTIRMEFANMEDLSGTQASKEVIEPSKAQLWFAGKQILMGKILKDYLGGNDKTKVVVKINQLGDGPPAREAVISEHIRRQMMADAFRRQEELKLV, encoded by the exons ATGGTGGTTCTTCAAGTGAAACGTGGGGATGAGACCCTCTTCCTGTTCGAGACCAGTGTTAACGAAAAGTCAGACACCGTACTGCGGGATCTGGTGGCCATCTACAATGGGCAGTTGAAGGTGCAGCGCGTCTGCATGGAAATCGAGGAGCTGGCCGAGCACGGCACCATGCTTCCCAGCGAAATGGTTGGTCTCAACGACGACCAGATCGAGGAGCTCAAGCTGAAGGATGTGTGGGCCGATAAATGCATTCCTTCTGGTGGGTTCAGTTTCAACAAGGATCCCCTCTCCCGCCGCAACGGCCAGCAGCCCACTGAGGCCATGCGGAAGGTTCTGGCCAATGCCATGACCGACGCCAAGGCCATGATAGATCGG AAACTGGCCAAATCCTCGAAAGCTCTGACCCTTAAAATAGTCGAGGAGGCCATGAACCTCCTGAGGGGCGCTGTTACCATCGTTTATCCCATGCAGTTGCCGCCCCATGACACGATTCGCATGGAGTTTGCCAACATGGAGGACCTAAGCGGCACCCAGGCCTCCAAGGAGGTCATTGAGCCCTCGAAGGCCCAACTATGGTTCGCCGGTAAGCAGATCCTTATGGGCAAAATCCTGAAGGATTACTTGGGCGGCAATGACAAGACCAAG GTGGTGGTCAAGATAAATCAACTAGGCGATGGACCTCCGGCAAGGGAGGCCGTAATATCGGAGCACATACGCCGCCAGATGATGGCCGATGCCTTCCGCCGCCAGGAGGAGCTAAAG TTGGTGTAA